A single genomic interval of Alteromonas sp. CI.11.F.A3 harbors:
- a CDS encoding AMP-binding protein, translating to MPLDMTANANSTEVIKSPLSMLYHWEQTSGDDVFLTQPVNGEYQDYTWKQVGNLARRVAKRLEEMALPAGSRIGIFSKNCAEWFIADLGIMMAGHVSVPIFSTAGPDTVQYVLKHADVQLLFVGKLDNTAEQVASIPAEYNTVAFPYPNIDTKQQWKEFIDCSPIDDSPVQDMNSIMTIIYTSGSTGQPKGVVHSYYTICWAAQQSLEQLDVNRDDRLLSYLPLAHITERVLVELASYYSGGKIHFVETLSSFQRDVLHCEPTLFISVPRLWTKFQMGVLAKMPQKKLDTLLKIPIINKLVAKKVRKGIGIDSARLWASGSAPLAPAVIEWFAKIGVYISEGWGMTENSAYGTSSVPFRHDKIGCIGKAYQGVDVRISEEGEIQVKAPCNMLEYYLEPDKTAEVFTEDKYLRTGDKGVIDADGYVKITGRLKDIFKTAKGKYVAPAPIEAKFMENPIVEQVCVTGNNLPQPVALLVLSEDAQKHDKPSVEASLKKTFEHINAKLESHQVMDRVVIMKNEWSIENDLLTPTLKVKRHVLEERFDGVIQGEYKEKLVWVDA from the coding sequence ATGCCGCTAGACATGACAGCAAACGCAAACAGCACTGAAGTGATTAAATCGCCATTAAGTATGTTGTACCACTGGGAGCAAACCAGTGGGGACGACGTTTTCCTTACTCAGCCTGTTAATGGTGAATATCAAGATTATACGTGGAAGCAAGTGGGTAACCTTGCTCGCCGCGTAGCGAAACGACTTGAAGAAATGGCATTGCCTGCAGGCAGCCGTATCGGTATTTTTTCGAAAAACTGCGCCGAATGGTTTATTGCCGATTTAGGTATAATGATGGCAGGGCACGTCTCAGTGCCGATTTTCTCTACTGCCGGACCTGACACCGTACAATACGTTCTCAAGCACGCCGACGTTCAATTATTGTTCGTAGGTAAGTTAGACAATACTGCAGAGCAAGTAGCGTCTATTCCAGCTGAATACAATACTGTTGCCTTTCCCTATCCGAATATTGATACCAAGCAGCAATGGAAAGAGTTTATTGATTGTTCGCCTATAGACGATTCTCCTGTTCAAGATATGAACAGCATCATGACCATTATTTATACGTCGGGTAGTACGGGTCAACCGAAAGGGGTAGTACATAGTTATTACACAATCTGCTGGGCTGCACAGCAATCGCTAGAGCAACTTGATGTTAACCGTGACGATAGGCTTCTAAGCTATCTTCCTCTTGCTCACATCACTGAGCGTGTGCTCGTTGAATTGGCAAGCTATTACAGTGGCGGTAAAATTCACTTTGTTGAAACGCTATCGTCGTTCCAACGTGATGTACTTCATTGTGAGCCTACATTGTTTATTTCTGTGCCTCGTCTTTGGACTAAGTTCCAGATGGGCGTATTGGCTAAAATGCCGCAGAAAAAACTCGATACCTTACTTAAAATCCCCATTATTAATAAGTTAGTAGCGAAGAAAGTACGTAAAGGTATTGGTATCGACAGTGCACGTTTATGGGCCAGTGGTTCAGCGCCGTTAGCACCTGCTGTTATTGAGTGGTTTGCTAAAATTGGTGTTTATATCTCAGAAGGTTGGGGTATGACGGAAAACAGTGCTTATGGTACGAGTAGCGTGCCTTTCCGCCACGACAAAATTGGTTGTATCGGTAAAGCTTATCAGGGCGTAGATGTTCGCATTTCAGAAGAAGGCGAGATTCAAGTTAAAGCGCCATGTAACATGCTGGAATACTATCTTGAGCCAGATAAAACAGCAGAAGTTTTCACTGAAGATAAGTACCTTCGCACGGGCGATAAAGGTGTTATTGATGCAGACGGTTACGTTAAGATCACCGGCCGATTGAAAGATATTTTCAAAACAGCTAAGGGGAAATACGTAGCACCAGCGCCTATTGAAGCTAAATTCATGGAAAACCCAATCGTAGAGCAGGTTTGTGTAACGGGAAATAATCTTCCTCAACCTGTGGCTTTGTTGGTGCTAAGTGAAGATGCGCAAAAGCATGATAAGCCCAGTGTTGAAGCTAGTCTTAAAAAGACTTTCGAACATATCAATGCGAAGCTGGAAAGCCATCAAGTGATGGATCGTGTGGTTATCATGAAAAATGAGTGGAGTATTGAGAACGACTTACTTACGCCAACGCTTAAAGTGAAACGCCATGTGCTTGAAGAGCGTTTTGACGGTGTAATTCAAGGTGAATACAAAGAAAAATTAGTATGGGTAGATGCTTAA
- a CDS encoding dUTP diphosphatase yields the protein MLTQQQLATMLALQDKMNTKVNPDWINAGYGYLRAAMVESVEAIEHHGWKWWKAQQKDLPQLQMELVDIWHFALSACIIDSEGEVSTAAESIAAQLALGDVTVTFDGRDYQPKQQSLLDNLELMTGLCAAKRFSVPLFMEIVEQCDMHADELYRQYVGKNVLNFFRQDNGYKEGTYKKEWQGREDNEHLVEVMNDLNLSDANFSDNVYKGLQARYTA from the coding sequence ATGCTTACACAACAACAACTTGCCACCATGCTCGCACTACAAGACAAAATGAACACAAAAGTTAATCCCGATTGGATTAATGCAGGCTACGGTTATTTGCGAGCCGCTATGGTGGAATCTGTTGAAGCGATTGAACACCACGGCTGGAAATGGTGGAAAGCACAGCAAAAAGATTTGCCACAACTGCAAATGGAATTGGTCGATATTTGGCACTTCGCGCTATCTGCGTGCATCATCGATTCTGAAGGTGAAGTCAGTACTGCTGCTGAAAGCATTGCCGCACAATTAGCTTTAGGTGATGTAACCGTTACTTTCGACGGTAGAGACTACCAACCAAAACAGCAATCGCTGTTAGACAACTTAGAATTGATGACAGGGCTTTGTGCCGCTAAACGTTTTAGTGTGCCGCTTTTCATGGAAATTGTTGAGCAGTGCGATATGCATGCCGACGAACTTTATCGTCAATACGTGGGCAAAAACGTTCTAAACTTTTTCCGTCAAGACAACGGTTATAAAGAAGGCACCTACAAAAAAGAATGGCAAGGACGTGAAGATAACGAACATTTGGTTGAAGTCATGAATGACTTAAACCTATCAGACGCTAATTTCAGTGACAACGTGTATAAAGGGCTTCAGGCAAGATACACAGCCTAA
- the recC gene encoding exodeoxyribonuclease V subunit gamma: MLALYPSNKLEHLSFLLTTLIKHQPNGVFTPETILVESPGMQHWVSMQLAKEQGVAMNLDFPLPVRFMWNTARLVLGKDKVPKQSPYRREVLAWRIDALLQEPSLQSTTAFEQVNKYWLQAGSEQEQGVQRLQLATALADVFEQYLLYRPDWLFAWEENQRKTNDESEIWQSEIWRHLAKQEPLHPARLHQLTLTALNNDGHLESGVSELPNRIVVFAINTMAPQLIAFFDALAAHIDIHIFHLNPSVNYWGDAKSDSELARQLRMDGLEKWMQTDQSNPLLGNLGQQGRELFNLLTDLDTFEVSAFDAPIPADSESGEILLLNQIHNDILEALPATPFASIKSTEADACGNTDDSVTIMCTHSALREVQVLHDHLLHWLSQDTSRTPSDVLVMCPAIENYAPFVDTVFHRVGTKALGGNGPVRLPCSIADRSPMDAEPLIAAYMTLLHLPDSRFGVSDIVDYLQLDAVQKRFSIAQDDIDQMTVWLKQAHIHWGLDGSHKANVSAGATHENTYSWWWGIRRLLLGMLAPDSEGIIDDMLTIPDVEGQSTVTLGKLIHVIELLGRFATELNTPRSPNAWGADLLALRDTCFTPTKEQEHSWDLIAKVAADLAARCEEAGYTYDLSLRQVRELLLSRFSSPDAGNHFMTGQVTVCSMLPMRSIPFKKVCILGLNDSEFPRKSTPLGLDLMAGPDRRVGDRSRRLEDRYLFLEAIISARESLYLSYQGNDVKNNSERQPSLVLGEFLDMLDTGYQVNIGHYLKHAPLHPFSESAFTGTLPSYETGWLRLAQSLRDAVSTAAETESPEIESPEIESSLTPLAVDSTPENTSFQCMQVARAFRDPLEFFSQQRLGVNLSQSFTLLDNSEPFETNALVRYQVLDAMFSSSASFDDANAATLQHSDRVVQFAALRGDIPNNPVAQEELELWKESAVALTQAMGPHDAEPKRSQFAGNHFTFTASALEGGNSLMQPCAGKVNDIRALGYFMTQLVFSASDEVTPHTQYPLDIFYCDWVKGETKLMKRTFPAVDKNTARQILLSIESLFVGILSAPTPVYSSLMSSVVSGTKKSPGTLLANKVTLPTFLASLEAHGIQGIEDIGDQGSVDTENSEELGKSLIPDIRAFFASDDAQRILKNWLQSSGQFTADIASNPYVKWLFPDGVSWEDVPTTHAFLVFALVVNISSEEQL, encoded by the coding sequence TTGCTCGCGCTTTATCCATCGAACAAACTTGAACACCTCAGCTTCCTTCTTACTACGCTAATCAAGCATCAACCTAATGGCGTTTTTACCCCTGAAACCATACTGGTAGAAAGCCCAGGCATGCAGCATTGGGTAAGTATGCAACTTGCTAAAGAGCAAGGCGTGGCGATGAACCTTGATTTTCCTTTACCGGTTCGCTTTATGTGGAACACGGCAAGGTTAGTGTTGGGTAAAGATAAAGTACCTAAGCAGTCGCCTTACCGACGAGAAGTGCTTGCATGGCGCATTGATGCACTTTTACAGGAACCATCTCTACAATCTACAACAGCGTTTGAGCAGGTTAATAAATACTGGTTACAAGCGGGAAGTGAGCAAGAGCAGGGCGTACAGCGATTGCAATTGGCAACCGCATTAGCCGATGTATTCGAGCAGTACTTATTATATCGCCCAGATTGGTTGTTTGCGTGGGAAGAAAACCAGCGCAAAACGAATGATGAGTCTGAAATTTGGCAAAGTGAAATATGGCGTCATCTAGCCAAGCAAGAACCTTTGCACCCAGCAAGGCTACACCAACTTACCCTTACCGCGTTAAATAACGACGGTCATCTTGAAAGCGGCGTTAGCGAATTACCCAACCGTATTGTGGTGTTTGCTATTAACACCATGGCGCCGCAGTTGATTGCCTTTTTCGATGCGCTAGCGGCGCACATCGATATTCATATTTTTCATTTGAACCCCAGTGTTAATTACTGGGGCGATGCGAAAAGCGATAGCGAACTCGCAAGGCAGCTGCGCATGGACGGGCTAGAGAAATGGATGCAGACGGATCAAAGTAACCCGTTATTAGGTAATTTGGGTCAACAGGGCAGAGAGCTTTTTAATTTGCTCACCGATTTAGACACGTTTGAAGTCAGTGCCTTCGATGCCCCCATTCCAGCTGATAGTGAAAGCGGTGAAATCTTATTACTGAACCAAATTCATAACGATATATTAGAAGCGTTACCGGCAACGCCTTTCGCAAGTATAAAAAGCACAGAAGCAGACGCCTGTGGAAACACGGATGACAGTGTCACCATTATGTGTACCCATTCAGCGCTACGTGAAGTACAGGTGCTGCACGATCATTTACTGCACTGGTTATCGCAAGACACTTCACGAACGCCATCTGATGTGCTGGTGATGTGCCCCGCGATAGAAAACTACGCCCCATTTGTAGACACGGTATTTCATCGTGTGGGAACCAAAGCGCTAGGGGGCAATGGACCAGTGCGCTTGCCATGTTCTATTGCCGATAGAAGCCCAATGGATGCAGAGCCTCTTATTGCTGCTTACATGACACTCCTTCATTTGCCAGATAGCCGTTTTGGTGTATCAGATATTGTCGATTACTTGCAACTAGATGCGGTACAAAAGCGCTTTAGTATTGCGCAAGATGATATTGACCAAATGACAGTATGGCTTAAGCAAGCTCATATTCACTGGGGGTTAGACGGCAGCCACAAAGCCAATGTATCGGCAGGAGCCACCCATGAAAACACTTACAGCTGGTGGTGGGGAATTAGGCGTTTATTGTTAGGTATGTTAGCGCCTGATAGCGAAGGTATTATCGATGACATGCTGACCATTCCCGATGTGGAGGGGCAGTCGACGGTAACTCTAGGTAAGCTTATCCATGTTATCGAGCTGCTTGGCAGATTTGCTACTGAGCTTAATACCCCGCGAAGCCCGAATGCGTGGGGTGCCGATTTATTAGCACTGCGTGATACCTGCTTTACCCCAACCAAAGAGCAAGAGCACAGCTGGGATCTTATTGCTAAGGTAGCCGCTGATTTGGCTGCTCGATGTGAAGAAGCAGGTTATACCTACGATTTAAGTTTACGTCAGGTGAGGGAATTACTGCTAAGTCGTTTCTCGTCTCCCGATGCAGGTAACCACTTTATGACGGGGCAAGTCACGGTGTGTTCTATGCTGCCTATGCGTAGTATCCCGTTTAAAAAAGTGTGCATATTAGGGCTTAACGATAGCGAGTTTCCTCGTAAGTCTACACCGTTAGGCCTCGATTTAATGGCGGGGCCTGATAGAAGAGTAGGCGACCGTTCCCGTCGTTTAGAAGACCGCTATCTGTTTTTAGAAGCGATTATTTCGGCCAGAGAAAGCCTGTATTTAAGCTACCAAGGTAACGATGTAAAAAATAACAGTGAGCGTCAGCCTAGCTTAGTATTGGGCGAATTTCTGGATATGTTAGATACGGGCTATCAGGTAAATATTGGCCATTATTTAAAACATGCGCCATTGCACCCGTTCAGTGAAAGTGCGTTTACCGGCACACTTCCTAGCTATGAAACGGGCTGGTTGCGCTTAGCCCAATCACTACGTGATGCTGTTTCGACTGCCGCCGAAACCGAAAGCCCTGAAATAGAAAGCCCTGAAATAGAAAGTTCACTCACGCCTTTGGCGGTAGACAGCACACCTGAAAACACCAGCTTTCAGTGTATGCAGGTGGCACGCGCGTTTCGCGACCCACTAGAGTTCTTTTCGCAGCAACGATTAGGGGTAAACTTATCCCAGTCATTCACCTTGTTAGACAATAGCGAACCTTTTGAAACAAATGCGCTAGTGCGATACCAAGTACTCGATGCTATGTTTTCTTCCAGTGCTTCATTTGATGATGCGAATGCAGCAACCCTTCAGCACAGCGATAGAGTAGTGCAATTCGCCGCGCTTCGTGGTGATATTCCCAATAACCCTGTGGCTCAAGAGGAGCTAGAGCTGTGGAAGGAAAGCGCGGTAGCCCTTACCCAAGCGATGGGGCCCCATGATGCCGAACCTAAACGATCGCAATTTGCAGGCAATCACTTTACCTTTACTGCCAGTGCGCTTGAAGGCGGAAACAGCCTAATGCAGCCGTGCGCAGGTAAGGTGAATGATATAAGAGCCTTAGGGTACTTTATGACCCAGCTGGTGTTTAGCGCAAGCGATGAAGTAACACCCCACACTCAATACCCGCTAGATATCTTTTACTGCGATTGGGTAAAAGGTGAAACCAAGTTAATGAAGCGCACGTTTCCAGCAGTGGACAAAAACACTGCCCGCCAAATTTTGTTAAGTATTGAATCATTATTCGTTGGCATATTAAGCGCCCCAACGCCCGTGTATAGCTCATTAATGAGTTCTGTTGTAAGTGGTACTAAGAAATCACCTGGCACCCTTTTGGCAAACAAAGTCACCTTACCCACATTTCTTGCTAGCCTTGAGGCCCACGGTATACAAGGTATAGAAGATATTGGTGATCAAGGTAGTGTTGATACCGAAAACTCAGAGGAACTCGGCAAGTCGCTCATACCTGATATACGCGCATTTTTTGCCAGTGATGATGCCCAGCGCATACTTAAAAATTGGCTACAGTCATCGGGGCAATTTACCGCTGATATCGCGAGTAACCCTTATGTTAAATGGTTATTTCCTGATGGCGTGAGTTGGGAAGATGTGCCAACCACACACGCATTTTTAGTGTTTGCTTTGGTCGTTAACATTTCATCAGAGGAGCAGTTATGA
- the recB gene encoding exodeoxyribonuclease V subunit beta produces the protein MSFSNREASTSTLSTRASSTKEAQLLNVPAMPLKGRHLIEASAGTGKTYNITRLYLRLLLEKKLNVKEILVMTFTKAATEEIKGRVAKTLREATAFWEACLEVDDSDTGVSSTTDENDNSALGLNENTDLAALLNSTDPVYAHLYRACSPKDSLALLKAAQLELDDASVFTIHGFCQHVIGQLAFNSGFAMALNLSKDTSDLYLQAAQDWIRKVSQNEADFMLLAEQGWHVPESLLNEFSSSVRSALTPVLLDEETIEKAFTASLHENESTAPAQFTFHFNNIVDNETLIHEQLLKKPDHKAVRTPELAALKSWLESAEYEPLPPEGAAFLDGRRFGRNKSGVKEILAPIKGFADAILAACKEKQDNLDKIPVFTLVNDAISFIKANVAAQKQQLGVIDFDDLIRMLADEVVKPNNSLVPELRKKFPVALIDEFQDTDAKQYAILDAVYPNADASVVDVNAPEDTGFEPGLAFEKDAGVESSAGKRNSDNALLMIGDPKQAIYRFRGGDIFTYLKAGQQADYRWVMNTNWRSVAGMVKAYNRLFYGAPVPQTPALQEPDLQEPSSHASVPKESSARNVFGFNIQYNPVEFTPKAAAATHPLHDPNAERDAMNYVSFSLDEKSDANTLRRGLAQWIAQEIYRLFNEVTFVDEKKPARPVKPADIAILVKNRNEASVIKYVLQQQGLACVYLSDRSNLFATPEAKDVLRLLNGVWHNTDTSKVASSLASPLWGYTPQTLVNLLYHEDDALWDEAYDKVTSLRDMWLQKGCMSVLLHLMQENYTPYGSEVERALTNYQHLAETLEKAGATHQRPEQLLDWLHKQIHQPESDEEMTLRLESDSQLIRLVTQHGSKGLEYPIVFVPFATGYRDPAKSGKSYSQIFTYYDEQSQELQLQLGRTNTAIERVRKEGDAEEMRLAYVAVTRAAHRCYMGVLPLDGHEKSALAHALNINDDEGRDWGTMLDAIANETDAHATHISADSLAHEYSSFDSTEVVVPLSTLTFEGTSSEDWRLYSFSAISRMTVMSAGQAAKEVSQTVHSIPVMQTMRDEEITSDDGFAVSSVEVVSENQIRFTLQKGASAGNLLHDLLELNDFSAPNWNENGAELAVRFGLEASRTEDLYTWLDEVLATPLGTNQSPSHLTLSDLSLGQTLREAEFYFPMNDSKWSELKHILFEHRKSVAKQLALDNGGESDTSLSISEALPAEPVPAAPVPSLMMSALEGMMHGFIDLIFTHEGKYYVADYKSTWLGDSVSHYMPQALNANNQHHLYDLQYLIYCLALHRYLKNAIVDYTPEAHFGGVYYLYLRGMHPSNKNGEGVFFTPIDSVTLQALDNLFLGPVISEDEASSEETSAQKPLNNEASSEAFSEDKASNGPSPDAVQGELDL, from the coding sequence ATGAGCTTTTCTAACCGTGAAGCATCCACAAGTACTTTGTCTACAAGAGCCTCGTCCACAAAAGAAGCCCAATTGCTAAACGTGCCAGCCATGCCATTAAAAGGACGGCATTTAATTGAAGCCAGTGCGGGCACGGGTAAAACCTATAACATCACTCGTTTATACTTACGCTTATTGTTAGAGAAAAAACTTAACGTAAAAGAGATTTTGGTGATGACCTTCACCAAAGCGGCCACCGAAGAAATTAAAGGCCGTGTGGCCAAAACGCTACGAGAAGCCACCGCGTTTTGGGAAGCGTGTTTGGAAGTCGATGACTCTGATACAGGTGTTAGCAGTACAACTGATGAGAATGACAATAGCGCTCTCGGTTTAAATGAAAACACTGACTTAGCTGCGCTATTAAACAGTACCGATCCTGTTTATGCCCATTTATATCGGGCCTGTTCACCTAAAGACAGTTTGGCTCTGCTAAAAGCCGCGCAACTTGAACTCGATGATGCATCTGTCTTTACTATTCATGGCTTTTGCCAGCATGTGATTGGGCAATTAGCGTTTAACAGTGGTTTTGCAATGGCGCTGAACTTAAGTAAAGACACTAGCGACCTTTATTTGCAAGCGGCGCAAGATTGGATAAGAAAAGTCTCGCAGAATGAAGCCGACTTCATGTTGTTGGCTGAACAAGGCTGGCATGTGCCAGAGAGCCTATTAAATGAATTTTCTTCAAGTGTAAGAAGCGCACTTACACCGGTTTTGTTAGATGAAGAAACCATAGAGAAGGCTTTTACCGCTAGCCTGCACGAAAACGAGAGTACTGCGCCTGCACAGTTTACGTTCCATTTTAATAATATTGTGGATAACGAAACGCTTATACATGAGCAATTACTTAAAAAGCCTGATCATAAGGCCGTGCGCACGCCTGAACTCGCTGCACTTAAATCTTGGCTTGAAAGCGCTGAATATGAGCCGTTACCGCCAGAGGGCGCCGCGTTTCTTGATGGCCGCCGGTTTGGACGAAACAAGTCTGGGGTAAAAGAAATTCTTGCGCCTATCAAAGGCTTTGCCGATGCCATATTAGCGGCATGCAAAGAAAAGCAAGATAACCTCGATAAAATTCCTGTTTTTACTCTGGTTAACGATGCTATTAGTTTTATTAAAGCCAATGTGGCGGCGCAAAAGCAGCAACTTGGGGTTATCGATTTTGACGACCTTATTCGTATGCTCGCCGATGAAGTGGTTAAGCCTAATAACAGCTTAGTGCCCGAGCTTAGAAAGAAATTCCCCGTTGCCTTAATTGATGAATTTCAAGATACCGATGCCAAGCAATACGCTATTTTAGATGCGGTCTACCCCAACGCAGACGCTAGTGTCGTCGATGTGAATGCTCCAGAAGACACGGGCTTCGAACCCGGCTTAGCTTTCGAAAAAGATGCTGGCGTTGAATCAAGTGCAGGCAAGCGAAACAGTGACAACGCGCTACTCATGATTGGCGACCCTAAACAAGCGATTTACCGCTTTAGGGGCGGCGACATTTTTACTTATTTAAAAGCAGGGCAGCAGGCGGATTATCGCTGGGTAATGAACACCAACTGGCGTTCGGTGGCCGGCATGGTGAAGGCCTATAACCGGTTGTTTTACGGCGCGCCGGTTCCGCAAACACCTGCGCTACAAGAGCCCGACCTACAAGAACCAAGCTCGCATGCGTCAGTTCCAAAAGAGTCTAGCGCTAGAAATGTGTTTGGCTTTAATATTCAATATAATCCGGTGGAATTTACACCCAAAGCCGCGGCAGCAACGCACCCACTTCACGATCCTAATGCTGAGCGTGATGCAATGAATTACGTGAGTTTTAGTTTAGATGAAAAAAGTGATGCGAATACGCTGCGTCGTGGGTTAGCGCAGTGGATAGCGCAAGAGATTTACCGTTTGTTTAACGAGGTGACTTTTGTAGATGAAAAGAAACCCGCTAGGCCAGTAAAACCTGCTGATATTGCCATATTGGTAAAAAACCGTAATGAAGCCTCGGTAATTAAATATGTATTACAGCAACAGGGGTTAGCCTGCGTTTACTTAAGCGATAGAAGTAATTTATTTGCTACCCCAGAGGCTAAAGATGTACTGCGATTACTCAATGGCGTGTGGCACAACACTGATACTAGCAAGGTGGCCTCTAGTTTGGCTTCACCTTTATGGGGATACACTCCGCAAACCCTCGTTAACTTGTTGTATCACGAAGACGATGCGCTATGGGATGAGGCTTACGACAAGGTCACCTCACTACGTGATATGTGGCTGCAAAAAGGCTGTATGAGCGTATTACTGCACCTGATGCAAGAGAATTACACGCCATATGGTTCTGAAGTAGAGCGTGCGCTTACTAATTACCAGCATCTAGCGGAAACCTTAGAAAAAGCGGGGGCAACGCATCAGCGCCCAGAGCAGTTACTTGATTGGCTACACAAGCAAATTCATCAGCCTGAAAGCGATGAAGAAATGACCCTTAGGCTCGAAAGTGATAGCCAGTTAATACGCTTGGTGACTCAGCATGGCTCTAAGGGCCTAGAGTATCCCATTGTGTTCGTCCCCTTTGCTACAGGTTACCGTGATCCAGCGAAAAGCGGAAAGTCTTACTCGCAAATATTTACTTACTACGATGAACAGAGCCAAGAATTGCAGCTGCAATTGGGCCGCACTAATACGGCAATTGAACGGGTACGCAAAGAGGGCGACGCAGAGGAAATGCGATTAGCCTATGTCGCCGTTACCCGAGCTGCCCATCGATGTTATATGGGCGTATTGCCATTAGACGGGCATGAAAAAAGCGCCTTGGCCCATGCACTTAACATCAACGACGATGAAGGCCGTGATTGGGGCACTATGCTAGACGCCATTGCTAATGAAACCGATGCTCACGCCACTCACATTAGTGCCGATTCGCTAGCGCATGAGTATTCAAGCTTTGACAGCACAGAAGTGGTTGTTCCCTTAAGTACGTTAACTTTTGAAGGGACAAGTAGCGAAGATTGGCGGTTATATTCTTTCTCGGCCATTAGCCGCATGACGGTAATGTCAGCAGGCCAAGCAGCAAAAGAGGTTAGCCAAACAGTACACAGCATTCCTGTTATGCAAACAATGCGAGACGAGGAGATAACATCAGATGATGGTTTTGCGGTTAGCTCGGTTGAGGTTGTTTCTGAGAACCAAATACGCTTTACCTTACAAAAAGGGGCGAGCGCCGGTAATTTACTGCATGACTTACTTGAGCTTAACGATTTTTCAGCGCCCAATTGGAATGAAAATGGGGCTGAACTTGCCGTTAGATTTGGGTTAGAGGCATCGCGTACTGAAGATTTATATACCTGGTTAGACGAAGTACTGGCTACGCCACTGGGTACAAACCAGTCGCCAAGTCATTTAACCCTGTCGGATCTTTCACTGGGGCAAACCCTTCGGGAAGCGGAGTTTTATTTTCCAATGAACGACAGTAAATGGAGTGAACTAAAACACATATTGTTTGAGCATAGAAAGTCTGTGGCAAAGCAGCTTGCATTAGATAACGGTGGCGAATCTGATACCAGTTTATCGATATCAGAGGCTCTTCCAGCAGAGCCAGTACCAGCAGCGCCTGTTCCGTCTTTAATGATGTCGGCTCTTGAAGGCATGATGCACGGATTTATCGACTTAATATTCACCCATGAAGGTAAGTACTATGTTGCCGATTATAAATCTACGTGGCTGGGCGATAGCGTATCGCACTATATGCCTCAGGCATTAAACGCCAATAATCAGCATCATTTGTACGACTTACAGTATTTAATCTATTGCTTAGCACTGCACAGATACCTTAAAAATGCCATTGTTGACTATACGCCGGAAGCGCATTTTGGAGGCGTGTATTATTTGTATTTACGGGGCATGCACCCAAGCAATAAAAACGGGGAGGGCGTCTTTTTCACGCCCATAGATTCGGTAACGCTGCAGGCTTTAGATAACTTGTTTTTAGGCCCAGTGATTTCAGAAGACGAGGCTTCATCAGAAGAGACCTCAGCCCAGAAGCCTTTAAATAACGAGGCATCAAGCGAAGCGTTTTCAGAAGACAAAGCCTCAAATGGCCCGTCACCCGATGCAGTACAAGGGGAGTTGGACCTATGA